From the genome of Nicotiana tabacum cultivar K326 chromosome 17, ASM71507v2, whole genome shotgun sequence:
acacaatggtgtgtttttgcagattcgtatcaaataaccactgttatccttagccccacggtaggagccaaactgtttacccgaaaaattggatagagttaaatttgtatatgattctaaggatatgtgatataacttGGTACGAATTGCATTGTgaaatagaaatatatatatattctttgacAGATGGAATGAAATATAAGGCAGAGAAAAATGAAATGTTGATGAACAAGGCAAAGTAAATGAGCCCAAAAGTGTTAATCTCTCTGAAGTTGTCTTTTTTGCAATCTATCCCttatgcttacaaggattcccctcTTTATAGTAGATGGATCCTACTTTatctataaaaaatatatagtagagaacccatgataaattttttttcctcgattcctgccaagattctctcacctagtgcggttgcaatgattcttgtctgtgagctcgatatcggctcgagctcggtattcgatcgagccctcggccttggttCAAGCTCGACTCTGACTTGGAGTCTCGATATTCGGGGTGAGTGTTGGTCGGTCTATGCATCTTCGATAATCTCCGGTTTGCCTCGTAGTTCAATTTGGATATGAGCTCGATAATAATTCCGAGCTTGTCGTTGATCGGTCTTAGAGCTTGAAGCTCGATGCCCTTATTTCGGACCTCGACCGTCGTCACGCGGATACCCTTTGATCGAAGTATTATCATCTCGACCAATCCGTACGACTGACTTAAtaggttttgaccgtatacaaaagGAAAGACAATTCAGGGCTTCTTGATCATCTATTGGAAAAGAATGAAATCTACGATAACTTTCAAGATAACGCTGAAAATTCAAGTACTGGTTTTCTGCAAACCAAAGACTCCAAGTATGTTAATTACTCCTGTTTTCAATATTATGTTCAATTTCCTTAGTCTTGATTAACTCCCTATTCTTTAAACCAGAACCATAACTAGTTAATTTCATGACTGTTTAACGAAATGAACAAAGTGAACAAGAAAGTGATGCAATTCcacttacagcttgtttggatagttgttacctattgtattgtatcgtattgttactttaaatacaatgtttgttttgattgttatttaaattttattgtattttatcattaaatccgtcgttacgtaacgacgaaaagtgtcactttatggtcattcttgtggtcgcgtcgttaccttatttttctctcatcttgccattttttataattaaataatcttattttatcatttacctacctttttatataattataatattacctcataccttattttttttataatattacaagtttatttttcatattgttggtgcatgacatCATAAAACGGCgtcaaacaatacaatctatccaaatattgtatatATCAAAACGATACGTAACTAGTCAAGTTGCTGCCATGTGGCCAGGAGGTTACAAGTTCAAGTTGTGTGAAAATAATCTGTTGCAGAAATgaagggtaagactgcgtacaatagatcctTGTGGCCTGCCCCTTCCCGCAACGCGGGGCATAGGGAATTTTAGTGAACCGAgctgccctttttttttttactgctAAGCTTTTTGTGTTCTAAGTTCTAAGTCACAAGAGTATTGTAATATATTTCTCCAGAAAGCTTTGATACGAAAATTAATTATGTATGCTATTTCTAGCTTTTCTTGATAGCTTATTGCAATTTTGAATACGGAAAACCATCCCccaaaaattaaaggaaaatgaaaaaagaggggAGGAATGTGTAAACAGGTTTCTAACTAATTACAACTTTTTGAATTTCAGTTGTAGATAGATGACTTTAGACCTAAAATGGTAACTGTTTAACCTCAAGAGACCTGATCGCCGTTCCTTGTTTTCTTTGTGATTATTTAATTTCTTGGCTATCATTGAAAGTTAACATACAATTAGCAATGAGAAATTAAAATGGGTTGCTAAAAGAAGTTATGACTAGTTTTTTTTGCTGTCACCAAAGTGATTTAAGGACCAAACTGGAATCTAGTCGTCAATACATGCTGTCGATCTTAATTTACGTTTAGCGACCACATTACCCATCAAATTTCCCCTCACTAGTTTTCTTGTTGTGTATTGAGATTGCAATTGTATTTATTCATATGTTAGTTATTACTGCTGTATTAGTTAGTTATTCACTGTAGCTTAGCCTTAGCTGTTAGTGCTTAGTTGTCAGTTAGCTGTCATTTTCCGgattagttagttagttagtgcTCACTGTATATAACAATTACTCTGCAGCATAATTGAGTTTTTGAGTTTCACTTTCCTCAATTAGAGACTCCATCTCTGTTTCTCTACTTCTTCTCTTCAGTCGATCTTCCAGAAGCTTCTGATTGCTTCCTCCATTACAGCTAAGAAGCTTTTCCATACTTGGATTCCAAAGCTTAACATTCATACTCTCCTAAAATTTTCTTTTCTAGTGAAGTTAAACAATAAAAAACAAAGTATATAAATAGATTAAAAGGCCAAAAAATGGGTAAATGGGGTAAGTAATGCAGTCAATAGTATATACTTGAGTTGATTATTCAAATTTGAATGCCCTGTTCTTTCTCATTTTTCCCTCTCATGACTTCCTATCGTCAAAGCTGGTACAACTTTCGATTGTCATTTAATACTTGATTTGTTACCTTGGTCTTTAATTCTTGATTCAGTTCTAGCAACTAAAAGATCCCTCCCCCCACCACACACACTTTTTTTTGAAGACGTGTCATTCttttttaattgataaaaaatggaataatatcatataaaatggAACAGATCAGTAATAAGAATGAACAGACACAAAACCTAAAAGGCGTAAAACAGCAATCCAACATAAACTAGTGCTAGAAATCAGCAACAAATTGATAAAACTAAAGATGTAGCTATCTAGTAGAGATGTGAAAcgaaaagaaagaacacaagaggaAGAGCATAAAGTTGTTGAAAGGGTGCCAAATCCAATGCGGGAGCTGACGCTGCAGAATAATCATTGATCACATCCTGTACCAGAACCCTGACGATCATACGCTCTCCTCTCTCACAGTGTCCTGCTGCTCCGCTCACGAAATAAAAATAGCCAGAACGATCCAACTTGAACATCGTGTTTCCTGTGTTGGAAAAGAAATGGGGGCGTGTTGAGTTGCATTTCTTGTATTCATTCTCTGTCACCTCCATTACTGAGTCCTTCTTGTACTTGAAAcctgaatcccaacaattttggTGTAAGAAATTGTACTATCATAGGTTAAGTAAAGTTCAACTACAAATAACTGTCTAATTGGCAACGTAGAAAAGAAGGCAAATAACATGTTAAAagcaattaaaatataaaaacaaaaaaattaagtTTTTATAAGCATGTAAAGAATTTTATAGACACATAAAGAAATTTCAAAGTTACTATCTCTTCTGATCTTTTCCATCTTcgtgagccgagggtctttcagaaACAGCATCTCTACTCCATCGAGGTAGCAGTAAgttctgcatacacactacccttcccagatctcacttgtgagattttactggatcgttgttgttgttattttatctTGGACTTGCTATGAATGTTAGTAACCagatgaaataaaaataaaaatgtacaacATCGTGATATATATGAAGAGCGACATATTATTATAAGTTAATTTAACCTGAAATTTATTCATTGTTCAGAGTACAAAACTTAAACCTAATTAATAACTTAAATCATTTGTGCTAGTAGGCTGCTATTTACATGAAAGTTGTAAGTTAAACAGCGCTTACGAATGGTGTCGCCGACTTTGAACCTCATAGCGGAAGCCCAATTGTTGTAAAAATTGGTGTTATTTGAGGGAGGAACTGCCCAACCAGTGGTGTCACCAACTTGGAATTCCAAGGAGGAGACATACACGACTTGAAGAGAAATCATCACTAAAATTGAGATGAGCATGTTACGAGAGCATAAGAAAGCCATAATCACAAGTTAATTATC
Proteins encoded in this window:
- the LOC107829800 gene encoding early nodulin-like protein 21: MAFLCSRNMLISILVMISLQVVYVSSLEFQVGDTTGWAVPPSNNTNFYNNWASAMRFKVGDTIRFKYKKDSVMEVTENEYKKCNSTRPHFFSNTGNTMFKLDRSGYFYFVSGAAGHCERGERMIVRVLVQDVINDYSAASAPALDLAPFQQLYALPLVFFLFVSHLY